DNA sequence from the Staphylococcus epidermidis genome:
GTCAAAAAACAGGGTTAAAAGTTATTATAGATATTTAAATCATATAAAATACGCCTTTATATGTGAAATGTTAAACTCACAATAAAGGCGTGTTTGAATTATGCATGTGTGTGTTCAGGCACATCTTTGAAATTATTTAAACGACGTTGCCATTCTTCATTGCTAATATGATGACGGGCAACGTAGCGATTGCGCTCATGTTTTGCACAATCATACGAACATGCACCTAAATATTTTTCTTCATTTTCTTCAGAAACAAGAATTTGTTTATTACATTCAGGGTTTGCACAATTAATGTAACGTTCACAAGGTGTTCCATCAAAATGCTCTTTGCCGATGACTGTTTTATCAATTTGATTCACATCGACACTAATACGTTCGTCAAATACATACATCTTACCATCCCAATATTGCCCTTTAGTTTCAGGGTCTTTACCGTATGTAGCAATACCACCATGCAACTGACCTACGTTTTCAAATCCTTCTTTTACTAACCAACCAGAAAATTTTTCGCAACGAATGCCACCTGTACAATATGTGACAATATTTTTTCCGTCGAGTTGTTCTTTATTATTACGCACCCATTCAGGTAAGTCACGGAATCGTGTTATATCAGGACGAATAGCTCCACGGAAATGTCCTAAATCGTATTCGTAATCATTTCGAGCATCTAATATAACAGTATTTTCATCTTCTAATGCGGCTTTAAATTCTTTAGGAGAATAGTATTTACCGGTAATTTCACGTGGATTAATATCTTCTTCTAAGTCGAGTGCAACAATTTCACGTCTTGGACGCACGTGCATCTTTTTAAACGCATGACTTTCAGCTTCATCAATTTTAAAAGTTAAATCAGCAAAACGATTATCTGCATGCATATGCTCTATATATTTATCAGTATCTTCTTTAGTTCCAGATAATGTTCCATTAATGCCTTCCGTTGAAACTAGTATTCTTCCTTTTAAATGATGTTCCTTACAAAATTTCAAATGTTCGGCTGCAAAAGTTTCAGGGTCATCTATAGTTACATATTTATAATAAAGTAGTACTCTATAATCCATAAATCTGTGCTCCTCTTTAGTCAATTTTAGTTAATTTAAAAGTATTTGAAGTTATATAAAAAATTTGATAGTGATTGAAGTTTAAAAATTAGACATTTTAATATTGTATCAAAATGAGAATTACTTTCAATAAGATAGCCTATAAATCCTTCATTTGACCGATATAAGATGTGGTGGTTTTCATATATGAATAAAAGTGTAGTCGTGTAGCTATAATGACATTT
Encoded proteins:
- a CDS encoding rhodanese-related sulfurtransferase, which codes for MDYRVLLYYKYVTIDDPETFAAEHLKFCKEHHLKGRILVSTEGINGTLSGTKEDTDKYIEHMHADNRFADLTFKIDEAESHAFKKMHVRPRREIVALDLEEDINPREITGKYYSPKEFKAALEDENTVILDARNDYEYDLGHFRGAIRPDITRFRDLPEWVRNNKEQLDGKNIVTYCTGGIRCEKFSGWLVKEGFENVGQLHGGIATYGKDPETKGQYWDGKMYVFDERISVDVNQIDKTVIGKEHFDGTPCERYINCANPECNKQILVSEENEEKYLGACSYDCAKHERNRYVARHHISNEEWQRRLNNFKDVPEHTHA